TAATGGCTACATATCCTAAAGACGCCGAAGAAGTGATGAACTATAACATAGGAGATACAGAAGTAATCATATTCAAAATACCAGACAACATACAATATTTATATCATATAACGCCGCCAGAATTTAAACTAAGTGAAGAAAAATACGAAGTGCTAGATCTTGCAAGAAAAATACTGTCTGAACATCAACCAGAAGAACAAGATTTCGTGAATCCTGAAAGAATGCGTGAAGTATTCCAAAACGTTGGTAGTGACTTATTACAAGAACTAATAACAAGCAAAAAAATCAAAATAACACAACAAGAACTAAACGAACTCACAAAAATATTGATAAGATATACAGTCGGATTCGGACTGATAGAGGTGCTATTAGAAGACGAGTATGTGCAAGATATAACGGTGAACAGCCCTACAGGAGAAACGCCCATATTTTTAGTGCACGGAAAATTCAATGAGTGCAAAACGAATATAATCCCGAGTATAAATGACGCAGAGAGCTGGGCATCAAAATTAAGATTATTATCTGGAAGACCATTAGACGAGGCAAATCCTATACTGGATACTGATATAGAAATACCAAATGTAGCAAAAGCAAGAGTCGGAGTAATTTCAAAACCACTAAATCCCACAGGTATTGCATACGCATTTAGAAGACACAGAGATAAACCTTGGACTTTGACATTATTCATAAAAAACAAAATGATAACGCCTCTAGCCGCAGGATTAATGAGCTTTTTAATAGATGGAAATAGAACTATGCTAGTAGCCGGAACAAGAAGCGCAGGAAAATCATCACTATTAGGCGCAGTAATGGTAGAAATAATGAGAAAATATAGGATAATAACAATTGAAGATACATTGGAACTTCCAGGAACACAACTAAGAAAACTAGAATACAATATTCAAAGCATGAAAGTAGCATCAGCACTAAGTAGCGGAACTTCGGAAGTAAGTGCAGACGCAGGAATAAGAACGACTCTAAGATTAGGAGACAGCGCTTTAATAGTTGGAGAAGTAAGAAGCACAGAAGCACAAGCACTCTATGAAGCTATGCGAGTAGGTGCACTGGCAAATGTAGTGGCGGGAACAATACACGGGGATAGCCCATACGGTGTGTATGATAGAGTTGTCAATGATCTAAAAGTTCCAAAAACAAGCTTTAAAGCAACAGACTTAATAATAGTAGCAAATCCAATAAGAAGCGCAGACGGATTACATAAATGGAGAAGAGTTACACAAATAACTGAAGTAAGAAAAGACTGGGAAGACGATCCTTTAAGAGAAAAAGGATTCGTAGACTTAATGAGATATAACTCAAAAAAAGACGAACTGGAGCCAACAGATGAATTATTGAATGGAGATTCAGAACTTCTAAAAGCAATAGCTGGAAACGTAAAAGACTGGGCAGGCAATTGGGACGCAATATGGGACAATATACAATTAAGAGCGAACATAAAAGAACTAATAGTAAAAACAGCAGAAAAAGAAAATAAACTAGAGCTGTTAGAAGCACCATTTAACATAAGCGCAAATGATCAATATCACAGAATAAGTGATAAAATAAAAAGTGAAACAGGAATCTTAGATTCAAAAAAGATATACTCCGAATTCAAAGAATGGTTAAAAACACAATTAAAAAGAATAAACTCAGAAGAAAAGGAGAATTAAATGGACCGAAAAGATCTTGATTATATAGAATTCAAAAAAAAATATAAAAAAAAATTAGCTAATGAACTAGGAGATCAAATAGAAGACGCTAAACCAATTACGACAACAGACTACGAAAAATTCAAACAAACATTCATGCCAAAAAATTTTACATTATATGAAAAAGCATGCAATTTTTCAGAAAAAACAATACCTATGACTCCAGACAAAAAAAAAATACCTGATATAGAAGAAGCAATAAAGGTAAGTCATCTAAACATAAGCCCTACTGGAACAACAAGCTTTGCCGCGTTAATATCATTACTAATGATTTTATTAATGATCTTTTTAGGTTTTATAATAATGTTAACTGACACAACAGGAACAACAGACATAATGTTTTTTGTGCTAAGTGGACTAATCCTTGCAGCTATATTATTTATACCGCTAACAAAACTGCCATTCATAATTTCTAACACTTGGAGAATGAAAGCAAGTAATCAAATGGTTCTAAGCATATTTTACATAGTTACATACATGAGACACACTCCTAATTTGGAACTGGCAATAGATTTCGCCGCAGAACATCTAAACCCCCCGCTAAGTTTAGATTTTAAAAAAGTAATTTGGGATATTGAAACAAACAAATTCGATTCAGTAACAGATTCTCTAGACAACTACATGGAAACTTGGAGAAAATATAACTCTGAATTCATAGAAAGCACACATTTAATACAATCATCATTGTATGAAAACACAGAATCAAGAAGACAAGACGCTTTAGACAAATCACTAAAAGTTATACTGGATGAGACATATGAAAAAATGTTGCATTTCACGCACGACTTAAAAAGTCCTATAACAACACTGCACATGCTAGGAATAATATTACCGATACTAGGACTTGTAATACTTCCCTTAGCCACATCATTTATGCCTGAGATAAAATGGTATCATTTATTTATGCTATATAACATAATTTTGCCAATACTAGTATATTATATGGGCAAAGAAATACTGTCTACTAGGCCTTCAGGATACGGAGGAATAGATGCGGGCACCATAAAAGAAGCATCAAAAACCCAAAACGTAATAATTAGATTAGATCAAAAAAAAGATTCAAATAACAAAATAGAATTAACACCTATGACTATAGCACTAGGAACCTTTTTAATATTGTTTTTAATAGGAATATCTCCTTTACTAATTCACTCGCTCAACCCTGATTATGACTTAGTAATAATTAAAGGACGCATACTGCCTGTAAACCAATACGATGTAGAAAATACAGATGAAGTACTAATAAAACTAATAGATTATAGACAACAAACAATAAATAATGTGGATGTACTCATAGGACCATATGGTTTAGGAGCTAGTATGTTAAGCTTGTTAATACCTTTATCTTTAGGACTCGGATTGGGATTATACAGTAAACTAAAAAGTGGAAACTTATCAGGTATACAAGAAAAAACAAAAAAACTAGAATTAGAGTTTGCATCTGCTTTATTTCAGTTAGGAAACAGATTAGCAGACGGAATACCTGCTGAAATAGCTTTTAGTAATGTTGCAAAAACGATGAAAGGAACACAGTCAGGTAAATTCTTCGAAGAAGTAACTGTGAAAATAGTAAAACTAGGAATGGGTGTTGAAGAAGCCATATTTAATCCTAAAATAGGCGCACTAAAAAATTATCCGAGTTCAATAGTAGAAAGTAGTATGAAAGTCTTCTTAGAAAGCAGTAAAAAAGGGCCTATGATTGCAAGCCAAGCATTAATGACTGTGGCAGAATACATAAAGTCAATGCATAGAGTTGATGAAAGACTAAAAGATTTAATGGCAGATATAGTAAGC
Above is a genomic segment from Candidatus Woesearchaeota archaeon containing:
- a CDS encoding type II/IV secretion system ATPase subunit gives rise to the protein MTIQKRGEGFFKDFKVEKEGADNVLYINYEKVPRVPSIEDDALCMAKTCELLQTNPSVTKIVFTQKHDYQYDYDQIKLLQELVKIQKNLIQNKEIFSYQNLNNLSGEDAKYELTRRYNETHNLIFNQLLKDPIGTYIELTRILRREKIELDKEFDQKFYVARKNYISLLNYLLKTIENTHLIQIAIPYTAGYKIGSREIYRKIFMPDIKPDFMFTKIMATYPKDAEEVMNYNIGDTEVIIFKIPDNIQYLYHITPPEFKLSEEKYEVLDLARKILSEHQPEEQDFVNPERMREVFQNVGSDLLQELITSKKIKITQQELNELTKILIRYTVGFGLIEVLLEDEYVQDITVNSPTGETPIFLVHGKFNECKTNIIPSINDAESWASKLRLLSGRPLDEANPILDTDIEIPNVAKARVGVISKPLNPTGIAYAFRRHRDKPWTLTLFIKNKMITPLAAGLMSFLIDGNRTMLVAGTRSAGKSSLLGAVMVEIMRKYRIITIEDTLELPGTQLRKLEYNIQSMKVASALSSGTSEVSADAGIRTTLRLGDSALIVGEVRSTEAQALYEAMRVGALANVVAGTIHGDSPYGVYDRVVNDLKVPKTSFKATDLIIVANPIRSADGLHKWRRVTQITEVRKDWEDDPLREKGFVDLMRYNSKKDELEPTDELLNGDSELLKAIAGNVKDWAGNWDAIWDNIQLRANIKELIVKTAEKENKLELLEAPFNISANDQYHRISDKIKSETGILDSKKIYSEFKEWLKTQLKRINSEEKEN